The [Pseudomonas] carboxydohydrogena genome includes a window with the following:
- a CDS encoding nucleotide pyrophosphatase/phosphodiesterase family protein, giving the protein MRARVSLPLSLAIAALISAVSSASHAANATPHNLILFVPDGLRALKVTPETAPAMAALRDAGVNFKNPHSLFPTFTMPNSSGMATGHYLGDTGVYSNTIYSGYPVGAAHGSMTPFLENDPVLGDVDDHFGGNYLNEETILAAARRAGFSTAAIGKLGPTLMFDHTERSGAKTIVIDDQTGAAKDGKDLGIPLSDDVKKALESANLPVKAPSRGENGKAGNSEKAGTTVANIDQQQYFTDVVTKAVLPMFKARNKPFVLVLWSRDPDGTQHNQGDSLGQLTPGINGPTSLAAIRNADNNLAQVRQALKDLGLEATTNIVVSADHGFSTISKDSKTSDAAKGEYKDVPKGQLPPGFVALDLARALDLPLLDPDSSNAPVAANTYPRLGNGLLGKDAAHPAAIVAANGGSDLVYIPGTGKKGKKPNKALARKIVSALLKQDYVSGLFVHDELGRIPGTLPLSAINLKGAGVTPHPAIVINFRSYATDCGDPLLCGITVCDTRLQQGQGMHGNFSRADTMNFMAAIGPDFKTGYVDALPASNADVGMTIAQILGLRSTANGGLIGRVLSEAIPNGITPKAAVTSRLISKPGDNGLRTVVQYQRVLGQRYFDVAGFPGRTLGLDPVDTAGKSDKKHANATR; this is encoded by the coding sequence ATGCGCGCCCGCGTTTCGCTGCCGCTCAGCCTTGCCATTGCCGCTCTCATCTCCGCTGTTTCCTCCGCAAGCCATGCCGCCAACGCGACGCCGCACAACCTGATCCTGTTTGTGCCGGATGGCCTGCGCGCGCTGAAAGTCACGCCCGAGACCGCGCCCGCGATGGCGGCACTGCGCGACGCCGGCGTGAACTTCAAGAACCCCCACTCGCTGTTTCCGACCTTCACCATGCCGAACTCCTCAGGGATGGCGACCGGGCATTATCTCGGCGACACCGGCGTCTATAGCAACACGATCTACTCCGGTTATCCGGTCGGCGCCGCGCATGGCAGCATGACGCCGTTTCTGGAAAACGATCCGGTGCTCGGCGACGTCGACGATCATTTCGGCGGCAATTATCTCAACGAGGAAACGATCCTCGCGGCCGCCCGCCGCGCCGGGTTCTCCACCGCCGCGATCGGCAAACTCGGCCCCACGCTGATGTTCGATCACACCGAGCGCAGCGGCGCCAAGACCATCGTCATCGACGACCAGACCGGCGCGGCGAAGGACGGCAAGGATCTCGGCATTCCGCTCTCCGACGATGTGAAGAAGGCATTGGAGTCCGCGAACCTGCCGGTGAAGGCTCCTTCGCGCGGCGAGAACGGCAAGGCCGGAAATTCCGAGAAGGCCGGTACCACGGTCGCCAATATCGACCAGCAGCAATATTTCACCGACGTTGTGACCAAGGCCGTGCTGCCGATGTTCAAGGCGCGCAACAAGCCGTTCGTGCTTGTGCTGTGGTCGCGCGACCCCGACGGCACGCAGCACAATCAGGGCGACAGCCTCGGGCAATTGACGCCGGGCATCAACGGTCCCACCTCACTTGCCGCGATCAGGAACGCCGACAACAACCTCGCGCAGGTCCGGCAGGCCCTCAAGGATCTCGGCCTCGAAGCCACCACCAACATCGTCGTCTCGGCGGACCACGGCTTCTCGACCATCTCGAAGGACAGCAAGACCAGCGACGCCGCCAAGGGCGAATATAAAGACGTGCCCAAGGGCCAGTTGCCACCGGGCTTCGTCGCGCTCGATCTCGCCCGAGCGCTCGATCTTCCGCTGCTCGATCCCGACAGCAGCAACGCTCCCGTCGCGGCGAACACCTATCCCCGCCTCGGCAACGGCCTGCTCGGCAAGGATGCGGCCCATCCCGCCGCTATCGTCGCGGCCAATGGCGGCTCGGACCTCGTCTACATTCCCGGCACCGGCAAGAAAGGCAAAAAGCCGAACAAGGCGCTGGCGCGCAAGATCGTCTCGGCACTCCTGAAGCAGGATTACGTCAGCGGCCTGTTCGTGCATGACGAGCTTGGCCGCATTCCCGGTACGCTGCCGTTGTCCGCCATCAACCTGAAGGGCGCGGGCGTCACGCCGCATCCGGCGATCGTCATCAACTTCCGGTCCTACGCCACCGATTGCGGCGATCCGCTGCTGTGCGGCATCACCGTCTGCGACACGCGCCTTCAGCAGGGTCAGGGCATGCACGGCAATTTCAGCCGCGCCGACACCATGAATTTCATGGCGGCGATCGGTCCCGATTTCAAAACCGGTTATGTCGATGCCCTGCCCGCCAGCAATGCCGATGTCGGCATGACGATCGCGCAGATCCTCGGCCTGCGCTCGACCGCCAATGGCGGATTGATCGGCCGCGTGCTCTCGGAGGCGATTCCGAACGGCATCACGCCGAAGGCCGCCGTCACCAGCCGGTTGATTTCGAAGCCCGGCGACAACGGGCTGCGGACCGTGGTGCAGTATCAGCGCGTGCTTGGTCAGCGTTATTTCGACGTCGCGGGTTTCCCCGGCCGCACGCTCGGGCTTGACCCGGTCGATACCGCCGGGAAATCGGACAAGAAGCACGCGAACGCGACGCGCTGA
- a CDS encoding dodecin family protein — protein MSVAKVIEITSLSKKSFEDAITEGIKRAGKTVSNIEGAWIKEQKVQVKDGKIIGFRVNMNLTFILDD, from the coding sequence ATGTCGGTCGCCAAGGTCATCGAAATCACGTCGTTGTCGAAGAAAAGTTTTGAGGACGCAATTACCGAGGGCATCAAGCGCGCGGGAAAGACGGTCAGCAATATCGAGGGCGCCTGGATCAAGGAACAAAAGGTTCAGGTCAAGGATGGCAAGATCATCGGCTTCCGCGTGAACATGAATCTGACGTTCATCCTCGACGATTAG
- a CDS encoding VOC family protein produces the protein MFTHVMVGSNNIEASRKFYDAIFTAVGWAAGTVDPKGRVAYTDGTARFLVTKPINGQPASSANGGTIGLNIKNPGLVDAWHAAGVANGGTTVEDPPGVRESGGKKVYLAYLRDPDGNKLCARSSYPG, from the coding sequence ATGTTCACCCATGTCATGGTCGGTTCGAATAACATCGAAGCGTCCAGGAAATTCTATGACGCCATCTTCACCGCGGTCGGCTGGGCGGCTGGCACGGTCGATCCGAAGGGCCGCGTTGCTTATACCGACGGCACCGCGCGCTTCCTGGTTACCAAGCCGATCAACGGCCAGCCGGCCTCGTCGGCCAATGGCGGCACGATCGGGCTCAACATCAAGAATCCCGGGCTGGTCGATGCATGGCATGCGGCTGGCGTCGCGAATGGCGGCACCACCGTGGAAGATCCTCCGGGCGTGCGCGAGTCGGGCGGCAAGAAGGTCTATCTCGCTTATCTGCGCGATCCCGACGGCAACAAGTTGTGCGCGCGGTCGTCTTATCCCGGTTAA
- a CDS encoding tautomerase family protein, with translation MPLITVQYSSTRDVPPAKAEIAAAVSELSSGILHKDPKVTAIIVQTVEASDWFAGGRSLAEQKLASVWLDIHITDGTNTKDEKAEFIAATFKRFGELLGPLHTESYVHVHEVRADAYGFGGLTQERRYIAKKLWIPPYQLAV, from the coding sequence ATGCCCCTCATCACCGTTCAGTATTCATCGACCAGGGATGTTCCTCCCGCGAAAGCGGAGATCGCCGCCGCCGTCAGCGAATTGTCGTCCGGCATCCTGCACAAGGACCCGAAGGTCACGGCCATCATCGTGCAGACGGTCGAGGCGTCCGACTGGTTCGCGGGCGGCCGCTCGCTGGCCGAGCAGAAGCTCGCCAGCGTCTGGCTCGACATCCACATCACCGACGGCACCAACACCAAGGACGAGAAGGCCGAGTTCATCGCCGCGACGTTCAAGCGGTTCGGCGAACTGCTGGGCCCGCTGCACACCGAGAGCTATGTCCACGTCCATGAAGTGCGCGCGGATGCCTACGGCTTCGGCGGGCTGACGCAGGAGCGGCGCTACATCGCGAAGAAGCTCTGGATTCCGCCATATCAGCTGGCGGTGTGA
- a CDS encoding lipid II:glycine glycyltransferase FemX → MRAAAIEQPSSSHNAVDDLHLQVDCLSDADWHAALAKFSDIHYEQSALFGAGQRGETSSHLLATENGEPVFGARVGIYSVPVLNRGLALVRFGPFWRRAGEPIDRERYKAAIQALIDEYCTRRKLYLIVRPRAHPDVYPIEAEVLTEIGLYPGETTELARYVVDSSLGEDEQRKSLGQQWRRNLKAALANNLEIRIGRSEDDVARFQSVYAEMVDRKHLVYPGINLVDLMPQLTNLPDAMRMRVALAYHEGKPVAGLAFAVNGDVGYYVFGASNDTATELKAGYALQWSVLNWLRENSNVKWYELGGPGDPGIKQFKKGFAGKRGMLLPIQEFHYCPDMVARGVVTMLFVARNMRNTVQRWRRGN, encoded by the coding sequence ATGCGCGCGGCTGCGATCGAACAACCTTCTTCAAGTCATAACGCGGTGGATGATCTGCATTTGCAGGTCGATTGCCTGTCCGACGCCGACTGGCACGCGGCCCTCGCGAAATTTTCCGACATCCATTACGAGCAGAGCGCCTTGTTCGGGGCCGGACAGCGTGGCGAGACATCGAGCCATCTGCTCGCGACCGAAAACGGAGAGCCGGTGTTCGGCGCGCGCGTCGGGATTTACTCGGTGCCGGTGCTCAATCGCGGTCTCGCGCTGGTGCGCTTCGGGCCGTTCTGGCGCCGTGCCGGCGAACCGATCGACCGCGAACGCTACAAGGCGGCCATCCAGGCGCTGATCGACGAATACTGCACGCGCCGGAAACTCTATCTGATCGTGCGTCCGCGCGCGCATCCCGACGTCTACCCCATCGAGGCGGAGGTCCTCACCGAGATCGGACTCTACCCCGGAGAGACCACCGAGCTTGCCCGTTATGTCGTCGATTCCTCGCTCGGCGAAGACGAGCAGCGCAAGAGTCTCGGCCAGCAGTGGCGCCGCAATCTGAAAGCCGCGCTCGCCAACAATCTCGAAATCCGGATCGGCCGAAGCGAAGACGATGTCGCCAGATTCCAGTCGGTCTATGCGGAGATGGTCGATCGCAAGCATCTCGTCTATCCCGGCATCAATCTTGTCGATCTGATGCCCCAACTGACAAACCTGCCCGACGCGATGCGGATGCGCGTGGCGCTCGCCTATCACGAAGGCAAACCTGTCGCGGGCCTCGCCTTCGCGGTGAACGGCGATGTCGGCTATTACGTGTTCGGCGCGAGCAACGACACCGCCACCGAACTGAAGGCGGGATACGCCTTGCAGTGGAGCGTGCTGAACTGGCTGCGCGAGAACTCGAACGTCAAATGGTACGAACTGGGCGGCCCCGGCGATCCCGGCATCAAGCAGTTCAAGAAAGGCTTCGCGGGCAAGCGCGGCATGCTGCTGCCGATCCAGGAATTCCATTATTGTCCGGACATGGTGGCGCGCGGCGTGGTGACGATGCTGTTCGTTGCGCGCAACATGCGCAACACCGTGCAGCGCTGGCGGCGCGGCAACTGA
- a CDS encoding MOSC domain-containing protein yields the protein MAGFDILELRIGRSKPLGAAGALSAIDKHKVGGALAAGPLGLDGDEQADRKYHGGPDKAIHAYAVTHLPGWADELPAQAQRFRPGAFGENLVIGGASEADICLGDRWRIGSALVEVSQGRQPCWKLNLRFDVTDMARRVQESGRTGWYFRVIEPGLIAAGDRGVLVARPHPAWTLNRTSHLLYHDRMNRMALAELARLPGLPDNWRRLAEARLSSGRTEDWSRRLGVS from the coding sequence ATGGCCGGTTTTGATATTCTCGAACTGCGCATCGGCCGCTCCAAACCGCTGGGTGCGGCAGGGGCGCTCAGCGCCATCGACAAGCACAAGGTCGGTGGTGCGCTCGCGGCTGGTCCTCTCGGTCTCGATGGCGACGAGCAGGCGGACAGGAAGTATCACGGCGGACCGGACAAGGCGATCCACGCCTACGCGGTGACGCATCTGCCCGGTTGGGCGGATGAACTGCCCGCGCAGGCGCAGCGCTTTCGTCCCGGCGCGTTCGGGGAAAATCTCGTCATCGGCGGCGCGAGCGAAGCCGACATCTGTCTTGGTGATCGGTGGCGCATCGGCTCGGCTCTGGTCGAGGTCAGTCAGGGCCGCCAGCCATGCTGGAAACTCAACCTGCGTTTCGACGTCACTGACATGGCGCGGCGCGTGCAGGAGAGCGGGCGCACCGGCTGGTACTTTCGCGTGATCGAGCCGGGGCTGATCGCGGCGGGTGATCGCGGCGTGCTGGTGGCGCGGCCGCATCCGGCGTGGACGCTCAACCGCACCTCGCATCTGCTTTACCACGACCGGATGAATCGTATGGCGTTGGCCGAGCTTGCGCGGTTGCCCGGCCTGCCGGACAACTGGCGGCGGCTTGCGGAAGCGCGGTTATCTTCGGGCAGGACTGAAGACTGGTCGCGCCGCCTCGGAGTATCTTAA
- a CDS encoding acylphosphatase, which translates to MAGTIRHLLVHGRVQGVGFRAWAQDTAEGLGVEGWVRNRRGGEVEMVIAGSPQAVAAMAEACRHGPSFAHVTRIEEWDAREDELRIRGAEGGFASLPTV; encoded by the coding sequence ATGGCAGGGACGATCAGACATCTTCTCGTTCATGGACGGGTGCAGGGGGTCGGCTTCCGGGCCTGGGCGCAGGACACCGCCGAGGGTCTCGGGGTGGAGGGATGGGTGCGCAACCGCCGGGGCGGGGAGGTCGAAATGGTGATCGCCGGATCGCCGCAGGCCGTCGCCGCGATGGCCGAGGCGTGCCGGCATGGACCGTCCTTCGCCCACGTCACCCGGATCGAGGAGTGGGACGCGCGGGAGGATGAACTGCGGATTCGCGGAGCGGAAGGGGGGTTTGCCAGCCTGCCGACGGTTTAA
- the lipB gene encoding lipoyl(octanoyl) transferase LipB — protein MVNVRDTLASSPFSAAPGAGVEWRVTDSPVEYEDALATMEARAAAIANGTAPELVWLLEHPPLYTSGTSARPGDLVDARFPVFATGRGGQFTYHGPGQRVVYLMLDLKRRRPDVRAYVASLEQLIIATLATFNVRGERREDRVGVWVKRPEKGDGYEDKIAAIGVRLKRWVSLHGIAINVEPELSHFTGIVPCGIADPRYGVTSLADLGLPVTMHDVDIALRHAFEDVFGALEPAQPEVAD, from the coding sequence ATGGTTAACGTCCGCGATACCCTTGCCTCATCGCCATTTTCCGCCGCGCCGGGAGCCGGCGTCGAGTGGCGGGTGACGGATTCGCCGGTCGAATATGAGGACGCGCTGGCCACCATGGAGGCGCGCGCGGCGGCCATCGCCAACGGTACCGCGCCCGAACTGGTCTGGCTGCTGGAGCATCCCCCTCTTTATACGTCCGGCACCAGCGCCCGGCCCGGCGATCTCGTCGATGCCCGCTTTCCGGTGTTCGCCACCGGGCGCGGCGGGCAATTCACCTATCACGGCCCCGGTCAGCGCGTCGTCTACCTGATGCTGGATCTGAAGCGGCGGCGGCCGGACGTGCGCGCCTACGTCGCCAGCCTCGAACAGCTTATCATCGCCACGCTGGCCACCTTCAACGTGCGCGGCGAACGGCGGGAGGACCGCGTCGGCGTCTGGGTGAAGCGGCCCGAGAAAGGTGACGGTTACGAGGACAAGATCGCGGCGATCGGCGTGCGGCTGAAGCGCTGGGTGTCGCTGCACGGCATCGCGATCAACGTCGAGCCGGAGCTGTCGCATTTCACCGGCATCGTGCCGTGCGGGATCGCAGATCCGCGTTACGGCGTCACCAGCCTCGCCGATCTCGGCCTGCCGGTGACGATGCACGATGTCGATATCGCACTCCGGCACGCGTTCGAGGACGTCTTCGGCGCCCTCGAACCGGCGCAGCCTGAAGTTGCGGATTGA
- a CDS encoding FliM/FliN family flagellar motor switch protein: MATIDNVSVDLMVVLGTTKMPIHQVMRLSRGAIIELDATEQDEVKVLANNLPVASGAVVVNRNRIAVEVKRMLPKTADQR, encoded by the coding sequence GTGGCGACAATCGATAACGTTTCCGTCGATCTCATGGTGGTTCTGGGCACCACCAAGATGCCGATTCACCAGGTCATGCGGCTGAGCCGCGGGGCCATCATCGAACTTGATGCCACCGAGCAGGACGAGGTCAAGGTGCTGGCCAACAACCTGCCGGTCGCCTCCGGGGCGGTGGTTGTGAATCGCAACCGCATCGCCGTCGAGGTGAAGCGAATGCTGCCGAAAACGGCGGACCAGCGCTAA
- a CDS encoding LysR family transcriptional regulator, producing the protein MDTELARTFLTVVTSGSFVNAAEQLHVSQSTVSTRIHALEEHLGCALFVRNKAGTTLTAAGRQFQRHAATLVRTVELARHDVGLPPGFSGTLAIGGRIGLWEEFLLEWLPEMQRCRPTISIRAESGVEPDIMQGLIEGRLDIGVMYTPQSRPGLKIQQLFEERLVMVGSTPGRPPVPQSDYVYVDWGPEFYTRHNTCFPDFTGAPLVANIGWLGLQNILKGGGAGYFPARMVWPYVKEGKLHIVENAPEFFMPAYVAFAVEHDEHVINDALSIMHRIAGQNHGASNPTHVLKRTRQKPTLVS; encoded by the coding sequence ATGGATACCGAACTGGCACGGACCTTTCTCACCGTCGTGACGTCAGGAAGCTTCGTTAATGCGGCGGAACAGCTCCACGTGAGCCAATCCACGGTCAGCACGCGCATTCATGCACTCGAGGAACATCTCGGGTGCGCTCTCTTCGTCCGCAATAAAGCAGGCACCACCCTGACTGCGGCCGGCCGGCAATTCCAGCGCCACGCGGCAACGCTCGTCCGCACCGTCGAGCTTGCACGGCATGATGTAGGACTGCCGCCGGGATTCAGCGGAACGCTCGCGATCGGCGGGCGCATCGGGCTGTGGGAAGAATTTTTGCTGGAATGGCTGCCCGAGATGCAGCGTTGCAGACCGACGATTTCGATTCGGGCGGAGAGCGGAGTCGAGCCCGACATCATGCAGGGACTGATCGAGGGCCGTCTCGACATCGGGGTGATGTACACGCCGCAAAGCCGTCCGGGACTGAAGATCCAGCAATTATTCGAAGAGCGGCTGGTGATGGTCGGAAGCACGCCCGGCCGCCCACCCGTTCCGCAGTCCGATTACGTGTATGTCGATTGGGGTCCGGAATTCTACACACGTCACAACACATGCTTTCCGGATTTCACCGGCGCGCCCCTTGTCGCGAATATCGGCTGGCTCGGGTTGCAGAACATTTTGAAAGGCGGCGGCGCGGGCTACTTCCCTGCCCGGATGGTCTGGCCTTATGTGAAGGAAGGCAAACTCCACATCGTCGAGAATGCGCCGGAATTTTTCATGCCGGCTTATGTCGCCTTCGCAGTCGAACACGATGAGCACGTCATCAACGACGCTCTCAGCATCATGCATCGTATCGCCGGGCAGAATCACGGCGCCAGCAATCCGACTCATGTTCTGAAACGGACGCGTCAAAAACCGACGCTCGTCTCCTGA
- a CDS encoding glycosyltransferase family 39 protein encodes MDTPPHLVPRFRGVRAGIARWLDGIETGWSIPASLLGFVALSTLIFCIACIHGNLHMDVLETWSVGRYLAWGFWKHPPLMGWVAHGWMDVFPLTDWSFRLLALANAGLALFAVDLIARRFVRGDKRAVILFLLLLTPVYQFHAEKFNANSVLLAVWPLATYCFLRSFEERTAGWAAAAGFLCALAMLGKYYSIFLLAGFVVAGILHPDRARYLRSKAPWISLLCGLAGIAPHIYWLWQNDFGPFRYAMEMHIDRKGVHAIKGAAVFALTNAAYLLLPAISLAVMLRSQWREWGRNLRDLSPGLLLLLLIFATSFILPMLLVVMLDSDLPATWHFQGLFFVLVIAVCALRFEIPRVETVNLASMVGGLFLCALLASPLYALYRNANPNPGGRDFYREASNVLTAAWHEASETPLERVSGDDGLAFATAFYSPDHPVYSRPFAYQHIWGMPRASTFAKGWSALCFTSDAACDQWMTTIVQKVPRAHRWTFPVQLSLWGMKGASREVTAIIVTPLAKPGDEETPEERLDDVGARRRSD; translated from the coding sequence GTGGACACTCCTCCGCATCTGGTTCCCCGCTTCCGTGGCGTCCGTGCAGGCATTGCCCGCTGGCTCGATGGCATCGAGACCGGCTGGTCCATTCCTGCGTCGCTTCTTGGTTTCGTCGCGCTCTCGACGCTGATTTTCTGCATCGCCTGCATCCACGGCAATCTGCACATGGACGTGCTGGAGACGTGGTCCGTGGGGCGGTATCTCGCCTGGGGCTTCTGGAAGCATCCGCCGCTGATGGGGTGGGTGGCTCACGGCTGGATGGATGTGTTTCCGCTGACGGACTGGTCGTTTCGTCTGCTGGCGCTGGCCAACGCCGGCCTGGCGCTGTTCGCGGTGGATCTGATCGCGCGCCGCTTTGTGCGCGGCGACAAGCGGGCCGTGATCCTGTTCCTGCTGCTGCTGACGCCGGTCTATCAATTCCATGCCGAGAAGTTCAACGCCAACAGCGTGCTGCTCGCGGTGTGGCCGCTGGCGACCTATTGCTTCCTGCGTTCGTTCGAGGAGCGCACGGCGGGCTGGGCGGCGGCGGCGGGCTTTTTGTGCGCCCTCGCGATGCTCGGCAAATATTATTCGATCTTCCTCCTCGCGGGGTTTGTGGTCGCCGGCATTCTTCATCCCGACCGCGCACGGTATCTGCGCTCGAAAGCACCGTGGATTTCCCTGCTGTGCGGACTGGCCGGGATCGCGCCGCATATCTACTGGTTGTGGCAGAATGATTTCGGGCCCTTTCGCTACGCCATGGAGATGCATATCGACCGGAAGGGCGTGCACGCGATCAAGGGCGCCGCGGTTTTTGCTCTCACCAATGCAGCCTATCTGCTCCTGCCGGCCATCAGCCTTGCGGTGATGCTGCGTTCGCAATGGCGGGAGTGGGGGCGCAACCTGAGAGATCTTTCACCCGGCTTGCTGCTGTTGCTGCTGATTTTCGCCACGAGCTTCATCCTGCCGATGCTGCTCGTCGTAATGCTGGACAGCGATCTGCCGGCGACGTGGCATTTCCAGGGCCTGTTCTTCGTGCTGGTGATTGCGGTCTGTGCGCTGCGTTTCGAGATTCCCCGCGTCGAGACGGTCAACCTTGCGAGCATGGTGGGCGGCCTGTTTCTGTGCGCGTTGCTCGCATCGCCGTTGTATGCGCTCTATCGGAACGCCAACCCCAATCCGGGTGGCCGGGATTTTTATCGCGAGGCTTCCAACGTGCTGACGGCTGCATGGCATGAGGCTTCCGAAACGCCGCTTGAACGTGTCAGCGGCGATGACGGGTTGGCTTTCGCCACGGCGTTCTACAGTCCGGATCATCCCGTCTACAGCCGTCCATTCGCCTATCAGCATATCTGGGGCATGCCGCGCGCCAGCACCTTCGCAAAAGGCTGGAGCGCGCTCTGTTTTACGAGCGATGCCGCCTGCGATCAGTGGATGACGACGATCGTGCAGAAAGTTCCGCGCGCCCATCGTTGGACCTTTCCCGTACAGCTCTCCTTGTGGGGAATGAAAGGTGCGAGCCGTGAAGTGACTGCGATCATCGTCACGCCTCTCGCGAAGCCCGGAGATGAGGAAACTCCGGAGGAGCGGCTCGATGATGTCGGAGCCCGCAGGCGATCCGACTGA
- a CDS encoding LysR family transcriptional regulator, whose translation MSTLDIETVQAFLLVAELQNFTRAAEVLGTTQAAVSMKLQRLEATLNKRLVERSPRAVRLTAEGMAFQKDAKALIDAHDRALNGSRAARKQLALGFSDHAAGPELVPIMERLRSLSSSLTITVQIGFSHDLLDAFDAGTLDAVIVRPEGSHRGGEKLTEDEFGWFAAPSFNWAAGERLPIATLAPSCGVRAIAVRALDKAKLPWTETFIGGGVTAVVAAAEAGLGAAPLARRIAPPGLIDIGAAYKLPKLGRSKVMLYSRVSDAAQLAALRTISAAFRKIVLAA comes from the coding sequence ATGAGCACGCTCGACATCGAAACCGTTCAGGCATTTCTGCTGGTGGCGGAATTGCAGAACTTCACCCGCGCCGCCGAGGTGCTCGGCACCACGCAGGCCGCGGTCTCCATGAAATTGCAGCGGCTGGAGGCGACGCTGAACAAGCGTCTCGTCGAGCGCTCGCCGCGTGCTGTCCGGCTGACCGCCGAAGGCATGGCCTTCCAGAAGGACGCGAAAGCCCTGATCGATGCGCACGACCGCGCACTGAATGGCTCGCGGGCCGCGCGCAAGCAGCTCGCGCTGGGATTCAGCGATCATGCCGCCGGTCCCGAACTTGTACCGATCATGGAGCGGCTGCGGTCGCTCTCCTCCTCGCTCACCATCACCGTGCAGATCGGGTTTTCACACGACCTGCTCGATGCGTTCGATGCGGGCACACTCGATGCCGTGATCGTGCGTCCGGAAGGCAGCCATCGCGGCGGCGAAAAATTGACCGAGGATGAATTCGGCTGGTTCGCGGCACCATCGTTCAACTGGGCCGCGGGCGAGCGGCTGCCCATCGCCACGCTCGCGCCCTCCTGCGGCGTCCGCGCCATTGCGGTGCGCGCGCTCGACAAGGCGAAACTGCCGTGGACGGAGACCTTCATCGGCGGCGGCGTCACGGCGGTCGTCGCGGCCGCCGAAGCCGGACTCGGCGCGGCACCGCTCGCCCGCCGCATCGCGCCGCCCGGACTGATCGATATCGGCGCGGCCTACAAACTGCCGAAGCTCGGCAGGTCGAAAGTGATGCTCTATTCAAGAGTGAGCGACGCCGCGCAGCTTGCGGCGCTGCGCACCATCTCCGCCGCTTTCCGCAAGATCGTTCTCGCGGCGTAA